One part of the Mariniblastus fucicola genome encodes these proteins:
- a CDS encoding WD40 repeat domain-containing protein: protein MMILVILAAAPQSILAQEKPGTDAADPLWATENLPTGAVFRYGAIDRNPAAIGIFELKFSPDGKLIAARDRRQNIRILDIELQERIALLPTQISRDFQFSPDNKFVVLATQSGTQIWSLAEQEKVRDVGQAGYKLAFASDPQQLVVASKGGVYRNPWPLPSTPAFVQSGLEGRASLPAGISQDGRMVAFQDGGRLEILDTVSGATIDPPRNVVPRQVRFSPNGYLMADMKYGESKLKIFDLRDTKKYQYVLSDKRRIVNAVFSNDSRFLYTSNYDNSIVIWDMVTMKQVERIEAHGSRIYALAASPNRLLSLASGAAGPTDRSVILWDFLDRIFPPIESVDAIDLDVAWVDLKSNDPKVSLSATNQFFHALQHEPRATTGLIATGLGLESVGDNEVAKKLIRDLDARQYKVRENATTMLTLMVEQARPLLERRVADSSQESKWRIQKILRVDRKKPSISTGEGRREHRIVLALELDGSADSIKLLEEIVAKSSNFNLVEISKQAIDRLARAAG from the coding sequence ATGATGATATTGGTAATTTTGGCTGCAGCGCCGCAAAGTATTCTTGCCCAGGAAAAACCAGGTACCGACGCGGCGGACCCATTGTGGGCGACAGAGAACTTGCCCACTGGTGCCGTCTTTCGGTACGGAGCTATCGATCGAAATCCGGCCGCAATCGGAATTTTCGAGCTGAAGTTTTCTCCTGATGGCAAACTGATCGCGGCCAGAGACCGACGGCAGAACATTCGAATCCTTGACATCGAGCTTCAGGAACGGATTGCGCTGCTGCCAACCCAAATCAGTCGGGATTTTCAGTTTTCTCCGGACAACAAATTTGTAGTGCTGGCGACTCAATCCGGGACGCAAATCTGGAGCTTGGCGGAGCAAGAAAAAGTTCGCGACGTTGGGCAGGCTGGCTATAAGCTGGCTTTCGCGTCGGACCCGCAACAGCTTGTCGTGGCATCCAAAGGAGGCGTCTATCGCAATCCGTGGCCGCTGCCGTCGACCCCGGCGTTTGTCCAATCCGGTTTGGAAGGTCGGGCGTCGCTTCCGGCTGGAATTTCCCAAGACGGTCGGATGGTCGCGTTTCAGGACGGCGGCCGTTTGGAGATTTTGGACACGGTTTCCGGTGCGACAATTGATCCGCCTCGGAACGTCGTACCACGACAGGTCAGGTTTTCGCCCAACGGATACTTGATGGCGGACATGAAGTACGGCGAATCGAAACTCAAGATTTTTGACTTGAGGGATACCAAAAAATATCAATACGTGTTGAGCGACAAGCGTCGGATCGTGAACGCAGTGTTCTCGAACGATAGCCGATTTCTTTATACGAGCAACTACGACAACTCGATCGTCATCTGGGATATGGTGACCATGAAACAGGTTGAAAGGATCGAAGCGCATGGCTCGCGAATTTACGCACTTGCAGCTTCTCCAAACAGGTTGCTAAGTCTGGCCAGCGGCGCTGCCGGTCCGACTGATCGATCCGTGATCCTGTGGGATTTTCTGGATCGCATTTTTCCTCCGATTGAGTCTGTCGATGCGATTGATCTGGATGTCGCGTGGGTGGATTTGAAGAGTAACGATCCCAAAGTATCGCTGTCCGCGACGAATCAGTTTTTTCACGCATTGCAACACGAGCCTCGCGCGACGACCGGATTGATTGCGACAGGGCTGGGCCTTGAGTCAGTTGGTGACAACGAAGTTGCAAAGAAGCTGATCCGGGATTTAGATGCACGACAGTACAAGGTTCGCGAAAACGCGACGACCATGCTGACGTTGATGGTGGAGCAGGCTAGGCCGTTGTTGGAACGACGAGTCGCGGACAGTTCCCAGGAATCGAAATGGCGTATCCAAAAGATACTTCGCGTCGACAGAAAGAAACCGAGCATCTCGACTGGGGAAGGTCGGCGTGAGCACCGAATCGTTTTGGCTTTGGAGCTCGATGGAAGTGCGGACTCAATTAAGCTGTTGGAAGAAATCGTGGCAAAATCTTCAAATTTCAATCTGGTCGAGATTTCGAAGCAGGCAATTGATCGGCTTGCTCGTGCGGCAGGCTGA
- a CDS encoding prenyltransferase/squalene oxidase repeat-containing protein — protein sequence MIKTIATVLGMFLLCMPTTVTAQNSTKKIRVVPNAISAKIGTAIEWQSDFEEARRISAETKKPIFWYVPRLANTFMDRKKEVDRYMRAGPFSDPSIIASVNENYVPLMAIPKKAEAEAYELQPFKFIEPGFLVVETDGSASTTLDRITTMNSKWLASFLKPTTRLPEAGEALKRARRLFAAGEYGKCRAINRMRHSEDDMVELQLIAAMATFRSNEHESALQQFAAIGEAFPNHPLGWKAAAEAQRIGPFVRGFEVFRELPDETYLNAGRKSKGSAAPANTFAEEQLWRRGIEFLLSMQNEEGAFNDSDYDFGGTDSLPNVHSAVTSIAAMALLEAHGRPELKDLQPRIENAIKSAAAYVSDESKLNLQDKDEIFWAYLYRLRLFNRLQSKWQTGAEGITESLKALASVQTAGGDFYHEYNNPFVTASALWAMKESESLGAQVDASCVEAAIAALTKCRFANGAWMYSSPRNGSAAGKEASERRTIGSAGRMPHCEGALVIWDRADHDGLVESLESAFEMHDDMDRARKYDDHTSSYNYGGFFYWYCMETRTDAILKVTDEATQKEMAIKQRDMVMAVPEIDGCFVDSHEIGRSYGTAMALLCLAGCEQVLEEGVIR from the coding sequence ATGATCAAAACGATAGCAACCGTCCTTGGCATGTTTTTACTCTGTATGCCGACCACGGTGACAGCACAGAACTCGACAAAGAAAATTCGCGTCGTGCCCAACGCGATCTCTGCAAAGATCGGAACAGCGATCGAATGGCAGTCGGATTTTGAAGAGGCCCGCAGGATTTCGGCCGAGACCAAAAAGCCGATCTTCTGGTATGTGCCAAGATTGGCTAACACCTTCATGGACCGAAAGAAAGAAGTGGATCGCTATATGCGGGCCGGTCCGTTTTCCGATCCATCAATCATCGCCTCGGTCAACGAAAACTATGTTCCGCTGATGGCGATTCCAAAAAAGGCAGAGGCGGAAGCTTACGAATTGCAGCCCTTTAAGTTCATCGAGCCCGGATTTCTGGTCGTTGAAACAGATGGCTCGGCGTCGACAACGCTCGATCGGATCACGACGATGAACTCGAAATGGTTAGCCAGCTTTCTCAAGCCCACAACCCGGTTGCCTGAAGCGGGCGAGGCGCTCAAGAGAGCGCGACGATTGTTCGCTGCCGGTGAGTACGGGAAATGCAGAGCGATTAATCGAATGCGGCACTCCGAAGACGACATGGTCGAGCTTCAATTGATTGCAGCCATGGCAACGTTTCGCAGCAACGAACATGAATCGGCTTTGCAGCAATTCGCTGCCATCGGCGAAGCGTTTCCGAATCATCCGCTGGGCTGGAAAGCTGCCGCAGAGGCGCAACGAATTGGCCCGTTTGTGCGAGGATTCGAAGTCTTTCGTGAATTGCCGGACGAGACGTACTTGAACGCGGGTCGCAAATCGAAAGGGTCCGCGGCACCTGCGAATACGTTTGCTGAAGAGCAGCTTTGGCGGCGCGGCATTGAGTTTCTGTTGTCGATGCAAAACGAAGAAGGCGCGTTCAACGATTCGGATTACGATTTCGGCGGAACCGATAGCTTGCCCAACGTTCACTCGGCCGTAACATCAATCGCAGCGATGGCGTTGTTGGAAGCTCACGGTCGACCAGAGCTGAAAGACTTGCAGCCTCGTATCGAGAACGCGATCAAAAGCGCTGCGGCTTACGTCAGCGATGAATCAAAATTGAACTTGCAGGACAAGGACGAGATTTTCTGGGCCTATCTTTACCGACTTCGATTGTTCAATCGTCTGCAGTCCAAATGGCAAACGGGAGCGGAAGGAATCACGGAAAGTTTGAAAGCTTTGGCCAGCGTGCAAACTGCTGGTGGTGATTTCTATCACGAGTACAACAATCCGTTTGTGACGGCGTCAGCGTTGTGGGCGATGAAGGAGTCAGAGTCGCTGGGTGCTCAGGTCGATGCGTCCTGCGTGGAGGCGGCGATCGCTGCGCTGACGAAATGCCGATTCGCCAACGGGGCCTGGATGTACAGCAGTCCGCGGAACGGCAGCGCCGCGGGAAAGGAAGCCAGTGAACGGCGGACGATCGGAAGCGCGGGTCGGATGCCTCATTGCGAAGGCGCTCTCGTGATCTGGGATCGTGCCGATCACGATGGCCTGGTCGAGAGCCTTGAGTCTGCGTTTGAGATGCACGACGACATGGATAGAGCCCGTAAGTACGATGACCACACGTCTTCTTACAACTACGGTGGTTTCTTTTACTGGTACTGTATGGAAACGCGGACCGATGCGATCCTGAAAGTGACCGATGAGGCGACTCAAAAAGAAATGGCTATCAAACAGCGAGACATGGTTATGGCCGTCCCGGAGATCGACGGTTGCTTTGTTGATTCACACGAAATCGGACGCAGCTATGGCACGGCAATGGCACTGCTTTGTCTTGCCGGTTGCGAACAGGTGCTTGAGGAAGGCGTGATTCGGTAA
- a CDS encoding tRNA dihydrouridine synthase, with amino-acid sequence MAVPRPVSTTQTKTELKPLQIGNLKIGFPVVQAALSGYSDWPMRVIARRLGAPYTVCEVMLDEFLVKLKERKRTSHFLHISDEEHPVGGQLMGAEPEQFAAGAMKLVQAGFDVIDINFGCPVKKVLGRCRGGFHLSQPKVALEVIKRTRENVPDEIPVTVKMRRGIDDSQQSRDQFFEILDGAFAIGIAGVTVHGRTVKQRYVGPSRWEFLKEVKQHLGDRILLGSGDLFTPQDCLDMIAQTGVDGVTVARGAIGNPWIFQQTRAIADGKPMPDPPTLHEQREILLEHYRLAESLYGESRVGQLMRKFGIKYSILHPRHNEVRSAFVKVKHRADWESAIEKFYSEDGPGTHPDGRMHKAKGSDCAG; translated from the coding sequence TTGGCTGTGCCCCGCCCCGTGTCGACGACTCAAACAAAAACCGAGCTCAAACCCCTGCAAATCGGCAACCTGAAGATCGGTTTTCCTGTCGTGCAAGCCGCCCTTTCAGGATACAGCGATTGGCCGATGCGTGTGATCGCCAGACGACTCGGCGCGCCCTACACGGTTTGCGAAGTGATGCTGGACGAGTTTCTGGTGAAGCTAAAAGAGCGTAAACGCACCAGCCACTTTCTACACATTTCCGACGAAGAACATCCTGTCGGCGGGCAGCTAATGGGAGCCGAGCCCGAACAGTTTGCGGCCGGAGCCATGAAGCTCGTGCAGGCCGGCTTCGACGTCATCGACATTAATTTCGGCTGCCCGGTCAAGAAAGTGCTGGGCCGTTGCCGCGGCGGTTTTCACCTGAGCCAGCCGAAAGTTGCTCTGGAGGTCATCAAACGAACACGTGAAAACGTGCCTGACGAAATTCCGGTCACCGTGAAGATGCGACGCGGTATCGATGATTCACAGCAGAGCCGCGATCAGTTTTTCGAAATCCTGGACGGTGCGTTTGCGATCGGCATCGCCGGAGTCACGGTCCACGGCCGGACGGTTAAACAGCGCTACGTCGGCCCCAGTCGTTGGGAGTTTCTCAAAGAGGTCAAACAGCATCTGGGCGACAGGATTTTGCTGGGGTCAGGTGATCTGTTTACGCCTCAGGACTGTCTGGACATGATTGCTCAAACCGGAGTCGATGGCGTGACAGTTGCCCGGGGAGCGATCGGCAACCCATGGATCTTTCAACAAACCCGCGCGATTGCTGATGGCAAGCCGATGCCGGACCCTCCAACGCTTCACGAGCAGCGCGAGATTTTGCTGGAGCACTATCGGTTGGCCGAATCGCTGTACGGCGAGAGCAGGGTAGGGCAGTTGATGCGAAAGTTCGGCATCAAGTATTCGATCCTTCACCCGCGGCACAACGAAGTTCGCAGTGCGTTCGTAAAAGTCAAACATCGCGCTGACTGGGAATCGGCGATCGAGAAGTTCTACTCGGAAGACGGCCCCGGGACTCACCCTGACGGTCGGATGCACAAAGCCAAGGGCAGCGACTGCGCAGGGTGA
- a CDS encoding class I SAM-dependent methyltransferase has translation MADYQKIYNQVVSSSERYNLAENSPGFRNVIQATDKLSAISGRCLDVGCGVGFALEYLAGRAFSLHPHGVDASDLAVEQAETRLKACLPKVEGRVKRAECMSLPFEDDYFSLVTSFDVLEHLDESDVFLALAEISRVVRNGGMFFGSVSCRASKATDLNGENLHRTVRTPDWWIKNTNPDQAIYDGHREQLTLWKRAPFGKDALLFDVAKASVGSASSVAHHPADSKELYQKIYDDNPWYGDATEGRCPGVRLLPKYQDWLIGPVIDLGCGRGHTVERLRELGFEAEGIDQIRKHPDMMVGDITKPIDNLGRFQSAVCVDCIEHLYDEQVQGLFANMKQVQRQAFSIHNGESTGTGQELHVNRRPFDQWRTIIGRHFEIEKEIALHDNQMLYLTRQL, from the coding sequence ATGGCCGACTATCAGAAAATCTACAACCAGGTCGTGAGTTCCAGCGAACGTTATAATCTCGCTGAAAACTCTCCGGGTTTCCGGAACGTCATTCAGGCGACGGACAAGCTATCCGCGATTTCGGGGCGATGTCTCGATGTTGGCTGCGGCGTGGGGTTCGCGCTCGAATACCTTGCCGGACGAGCGTTCAGCCTTCACCCACACGGCGTCGATGCGAGTGACCTCGCAGTCGAACAGGCGGAAACGCGATTGAAAGCTTGTCTGCCGAAAGTTGAAGGACGCGTCAAACGGGCGGAGTGTATGTCGCTGCCGTTCGAGGACGATTATTTTTCGTTGGTAACAAGTTTCGATGTGCTGGAACATCTCGACGAGTCAGACGTCTTTTTGGCGTTGGCTGAAATTTCGCGAGTCGTGCGGAACGGCGGGATGTTCTTCGGCTCCGTTTCGTGCAGGGCCTCCAAGGCCACTGATTTGAACGGTGAAAACCTGCATCGTACCGTTCGGACGCCTGATTGGTGGATCAAAAACACCAATCCGGATCAGGCGATCTACGATGGACATCGCGAACAGTTGACGCTGTGGAAACGAGCTCCTTTTGGCAAGGATGCATTGCTTTTCGATGTCGCTAAAGCCAGCGTTGGGTCTGCTTCTTCTGTGGCACATCACCCCGCGGATTCAAAGGAGCTATATCAGAAGATTTACGACGATAACCCGTGGTATGGGGATGCGACGGAAGGCCGCTGTCCTGGCGTTCGCTTGCTGCCGAAATATCAGGACTGGCTGATCGGTCCGGTGATCGATCTTGGTTGCGGTCGAGGACATACTGTTGAGCGGCTTCGCGAGCTCGGCTTTGAAGCCGAAGGTATCGACCAAATCAGGAAGCATCCCGACATGATGGTTGGGGATATCACCAAACCGATCGACAACCTTGGGCGTTTTCAAAGCGCCGTTTGCGTGGACTGCATTGAGCATTTGTATGATGAGCAGGTGCAAGGTCTGTTCGCGAACATGAAACAGGTTCAGCGGCAGGCGTTCTCAATTCACAACGGCGAGTCAACGGGAACGGGGCAGGAGTTGCACGTGAATCGTCGCCCCTTCGATCAGTGGCGAACGATTATCGGGCGGCATTTTGAGATCGAGAAGGAGATTGCGCTTCACGACAATCAGATGCTTTACCTGACCAGGCAGCTCTAA
- a CDS encoding LL-diaminopimelate aminotransferase: MARINENYLKLQAGYLFPEIGRRVRAFTESNPDANVIKMGIGDVTQPIPPAIIKAMHDAVDEMASAETFRGYGPEQGYAFLREAIASNDYQQAGVQIDADEIFVSDGSKCDCGNILDIFGDDNRIAVLDPVYPVYVDTNVMAGHTGPADDNGRYENLVYMPVTAENNFEPELPSEPVDIIYLCYPNNPTGVVATHETLTKWVEYATQNKAIILYDAAYVAFISDPDVPRSIYEIPGARKVAIEMRSFSKNAGFTGVRCAFTVIPKELMGYGKDGQEHAIHPLWNRRHCTKFNGVSYPIQRGAEAAYSEEGKAQIESLISYYMHNAKLLREGLTSMGFEVFGGENAPYVWLKTPSDMNSWEFFDHLLDKCHVVGTPGSGFGAAGEGYFRLSAFNSPENTEEALKRIQDSVSAGIK; encoded by the coding sequence ATGGCACGGATCAACGAAAACTACCTCAAACTTCAAGCTGGTTACCTGTTCCCGGAAATTGGTCGACGAGTCAGAGCGTTCACCGAATCTAACCCGGACGCCAACGTTATCAAAATGGGCATCGGCGATGTGACTCAGCCGATCCCGCCTGCGATCATCAAAGCGATGCACGACGCCGTCGACGAAATGGCTTCGGCTGAAACGTTCCGCGGATACGGACCAGAACAGGGCTATGCGTTTCTTCGTGAGGCCATCGCCAGCAACGACTACCAACAGGCTGGTGTTCAGATCGATGCCGACGAGATTTTTGTCTCTGATGGTTCCAAATGTGACTGCGGAAATATTCTGGACATCTTCGGCGACGACAACCGTATCGCTGTGTTGGATCCAGTGTATCCCGTTTACGTTGACACCAACGTGATGGCTGGACACACCGGACCGGCCGATGACAACGGACGTTACGAGAACCTGGTTTACATGCCGGTAACGGCAGAGAACAACTTCGAGCCGGAACTACCTTCCGAACCGGTCGATATCATTTACCTTTGCTACCCCAACAATCCAACGGGGGTCGTCGCCACGCACGAGACGCTTACGAAGTGGGTTGAGTACGCGACGCAAAACAAAGCGATCATTCTTTATGATGCGGCGTACGTGGCATTCATTTCTGACCCGGACGTTCCTCGCTCGATCTACGAAATACCGGGCGCTCGCAAAGTAGCCATCGAGATGCGGAGTTTCAGCAAGAATGCCGGATTCACCGGAGTTCGCTGTGCGTTCACCGTCATTCCAAAAGAGCTGATGGGATACGGAAAAGACGGACAGGAGCACGCGATTCATCCGCTGTGGAATCGTCGACATTGCACGAAGTTCAACGGCGTAAGCTATCCGATTCAGCGTGGTGCCGAAGCCGCGTACAGCGAAGAAGGCAAGGCTCAGATCGAGTCGTTGATCAGCTATTACATGCACAATGCCAAATTGCTTCGTGAAGGCCTGACTTCGATGGGCTTTGAAGTATTCGGCGGCGAGAACGCTCCTTACGTTTGGCTGAAGACGCCAAGCGACATGAACAGCTGGGAGTTCTTCGATCACTTGCTGGATAAATGTCACGTTGTCGGCACGCCTGGCAGCGGATTCGGCGCTGCGGGTGAAGGATACTTCCGATTGAGCGCTTTCAACTCTCCGGAGAATACGGAAGAAGCATTGAAGCGAATTCAGGATTCCGTATCGGCAGGTATCAAATAG
- a CDS encoding S1C family serine protease, with the protein MSVANQPTHDPEEPVQPVVVPDSESVRETPESGSPQVAPVASGEPSFFSLLFLMASILFLAAWFVGPRLVEEYQYASTKGKLRAEYENAVTILEGHPLKKVSMASRLVAQKVKPSVVSIRTRKIGEDDGLGFRRGWDSADVMEGFGSGVIMDKEGYIVTNAHVIDNSESIWVELHDRRKYEAIEVGRDEISDIAVLKISADGLIPAQWGDSEELEVGSIVWAVGSPYRYEQTVTSGIISAKDRIGDPNGRVKNLLQTDAAVNPGNSGGPLVDSDGNVVGINASIYGKTFQGISFAVPSATARFVYEQLLESGKVVRGFLGVQPYKVSHQYAERFGLPDLKGALLVRVEPGSPAHNAGLRRNDVVRLWNDSPVHNYNNLYRLTERTQPGSIVEVSLIRNGEPHLATVTIGQAPMMQSGISIEAEKLLDQR; encoded by the coding sequence ATGTCGGTAGCCAACCAACCAACGCACGATCCCGAGGAACCGGTTCAGCCTGTTGTGGTGCCGGATTCCGAATCAGTACGTGAGACTCCCGAATCGGGCTCTCCACAAGTTGCCCCTGTCGCCAGCGGTGAACCTTCTTTTTTCTCTTTGCTTTTCCTGATGGCATCGATTCTGTTTCTGGCCGCCTGGTTTGTCGGTCCGCGATTGGTCGAAGAGTACCAATACGCGTCGACGAAAGGGAAACTGCGTGCCGAATACGAAAACGCAGTGACGATCCTCGAAGGCCATCCGCTGAAAAAAGTCTCCATGGCGTCAAGGCTGGTTGCTCAAAAAGTGAAGCCCAGCGTGGTCAGCATCCGCACTCGCAAGATTGGCGAAGACGACGGTTTGGGTTTTCGTCGCGGCTGGGATTCGGCAGACGTGATGGAGGGCTTTGGCTCGGGCGTCATCATGGACAAAGAAGGTTACATCGTCACCAACGCACACGTGATCGACAACTCAGAAAGCATTTGGGTTGAACTACACGACCGCCGCAAATATGAAGCCATCGAAGTTGGCCGCGACGAGATCAGCGACATCGCGGTTCTGAAGATCTCTGCAGACGGATTGATTCCGGCTCAATGGGGCGACAGCGAAGAACTGGAAGTCGGCTCGATCGTATGGGCGGTCGGAAGCCCGTATCGCTACGAACAAACGGTGACCTCGGGGATCATCAGCGCCAAGGATCGAATCGGAGATCCTAACGGTCGCGTCAAAAATTTGCTGCAAACCGATGCGGCGGTTAACCCCGGGAACAGCGGTGGGCCGTTGGTGGATTCGGACGGAAATGTGGTCGGCATCAATGCATCGATCTACGGCAAGACTTTCCAGGGAATCAGCTTCGCCGTGCCGAGTGCGACAGCCCGATTCGTTTACGAGCAACTGTTGGAGAGCGGCAAAGTCGTCCGAGGCTTTCTGGGTGTTCAACCTTACAAAGTCAGCCATCAGTACGCGGAACGCTTTGGTTTGCCGGACCTCAAAGGAGCTCTTCTGGTCCGCGTCGAACCGGGTTCTCCGGCTCATAACGCTGGACTGCGCCGAAACGATGTGGTTCGTCTTTGGAACGACAGCCCTGTCCACAACTACAACAACCTGTACCGGCTGACCGAACGAACGCAGCCCGGTTCCATCGTTGAAGTATCCCTGATTCGCAACGGCGAGCCCCACCTGGCGACCGTGACGATCGGTCAGGCCCCCATGATGCAATCTGGCATTTCGATCGAAGCCGAAAAACTGCTTGATCAGCGATAA
- a CDS encoding PEP-CTERM sorting domain-containing protein yields the protein MKKFIWALALCFACANFAQADLVISQYVETDSGTTPKGVELWNSGPAAIDFSVTSLDILKGTNGGALSSDFVLSTGVMAVGEVIVVGTADIGTYLTGEGLGAVQFFEESFTFNGDDALQIQLGGAIQDTFGVPGSDPGTSWDGSSVSTRNQNIELRVGITTGDTDGFTDPSIRFSTVSTAPSAAGGLAGFGLVAAVPEPTTAVLFGLAGLGLCVVRRRS from the coding sequence ATGAAGAAATTTATTTGGGCGTTGGCCCTCTGTTTTGCCTGTGCGAATTTTGCGCAAGCTGATTTAGTTATCAGCCAGTATGTTGAAACCGATTCTGGTACGACGCCAAAGGGCGTTGAGCTTTGGAATAGTGGTCCAGCTGCAATCGATTTTTCAGTAACCAGCTTGGATATTTTGAAAGGAACTAACGGCGGTGCACTTAGTTCAGATTTCGTCCTGAGTACGGGAGTAATGGCGGTCGGCGAGGTGATCGTTGTTGGAACTGCTGACATCGGTACCTACCTGACAGGCGAAGGCTTGGGCGCAGTTCAGTTCTTCGAAGAGTCGTTCACATTTAACGGTGACGATGCATTGCAAATCCAGCTTGGTGGAGCTATTCAGGACACTTTTGGTGTTCCCGGTTCAGATCCAGGAACTTCATGGGATGGCTCCTCGGTTTCAACGCGTAATCAAAACATTGAGTTGAGAGTTGGAATTACGACAGGCGATACCGACGGATTTACGGATCCGAGTATCAGGTTTTCCACTGTTTCGACAGCCCCATCTGCTGCAGGCGGGTTGGCAGGATTCGGGCTCGTGGCAGCTGTTCCAGAACCCACAACTGCTGTCCTTTTCGGTCTTGCCGGACTTGGACTTTGCGTTGTTCGTCGTCGCTCATAA
- a CDS encoding MFS transporter, translating into MSSGSKSNPVLIVRLAIMMFLQFFIWGAWYVSMDGFLAEAGMKTASESGFSFHAAAYTVAPLAAIIAPLTLGLIVDRLMNTEVVLGILNLIGAVLLWFAPTLAASGVPESWISQFGHPMIVVLLLYMVCFMPTLGLTASLSFKHLANGEKEFPVVRVLGTIGWIVGNWAMWGGRLFAGEEANFADNSGNIFRVAAAASALLGLYCFSLPRTAPPAKGEPISVGKVLGVDAWKLLGDKYFFVFAIASFLICIPLAGYYAQGYGYVSSQNIELFGSTTGAMSTGQMSEIFFMLVMPLCFARLGVKWMLGIGMLAWVVRYGLWGFAFGQEGVLMTGPIFLGILLHGICYDFFFVTGMIYTDKKAAPEVRGQAQSLIVLLTQGLGLGIGAQFFGWWSAQCTPEGGELDFAKFWYAPALFALAVMVVFMLLFWDRSTETDVEKLESE; encoded by the coding sequence ATGTCGAGTGGTTCCAAGTCAAACCCTGTGCTGATCGTCCGTCTGGCGATCATGATGTTTCTCCAGTTCTTCATTTGGGGAGCATGGTACGTATCGATGGACGGCTTCCTTGCCGAAGCCGGGATGAAAACGGCCAGCGAAAGTGGGTTTTCGTTCCACGCAGCAGCCTATACCGTGGCTCCGTTAGCCGCGATCATCGCGCCACTGACTTTAGGTTTGATCGTCGACCGACTGATGAACACGGAGGTCGTACTGGGGATACTAAATCTGATCGGAGCGGTGTTGTTGTGGTTTGCGCCGACGTTGGCGGCTTCCGGAGTACCCGAGTCGTGGATTTCCCAGTTTGGACATCCGATGATTGTGGTGCTGCTGCTCTACATGGTGTGCTTCATGCCGACGCTTGGCTTGACCGCCAGTCTTTCCTTCAAACATCTTGCCAACGGCGAGAAAGAGTTTCCAGTCGTTCGAGTGTTAGGCACGATTGGCTGGATTGTTGGGAACTGGGCGATGTGGGGCGGACGATTGTTCGCCGGTGAAGAAGCCAATTTCGCTGACAACTCTGGAAACATTTTCCGTGTCGCAGCGGCGGCTTCGGCGCTACTGGGCCTGTATTGTTTCTCCCTTCCTCGCACAGCACCGCCTGCGAAAGGCGAACCAATTTCTGTCGGGAAAGTGCTTGGCGTGGACGCGTGGAAACTGCTGGGCGACAAGTACTTCTTCGTGTTCGCAATCGCGTCGTTCTTGATCTGTATTCCATTGGCCGGCTATTACGCACAAGGCTATGGCTACGTTTCGTCACAGAATATCGAGCTGTTTGGTTCGACGACCGGAGCGATGAGCACGGGGCAGATGAGCGAGATCTTTTTCATGCTGGTCATGCCGCTCTGTTTTGCCCGTTTGGGAGTAAAGTGGATGCTGGGAATCGGCATGCTGGCCTGGGTCGTTCGCTACGGCCTGTGGGGATTTGCTTTCGGACAGGAAGGCGTGTTGATGACCGGTCCGATTTTCCTGGGCATTTTGCTGCACGGCATCTGCTATGACTTTTTCTTTGTCACCGGGATGATTTACACCGACAAGAAAGCGGCTCCGGAAGTCCGCGGACAGGCTCAGTCGTTGATCGTTTTGCTGACGCAAGGTTTGGGACTGGGTATCGGAGCACAGTTCTTCGGTTGGTGGAGTGCCCAATGCACGCCTGAAGGTGGCGAGTTGGACTTTGCCAAATTCTGGTATGCTCCGGCGCTATTCGCACTGGCCGTGATGGTCGTGTTTATGCTGCTGTTCTGGGATCGTTCGACAGAAACAGACGTCGAGAAACTCGAATCCGAATAA
- a CDS encoding DUF2726 domain-containing protein — MLDQLFGILIDYWPFWVGVAVFAAIFLLLRMYSTPAPMPYFKRPSLVTKNELRFYKSLHKAVLDDFEIFAMVRIADLIRVEKGSNNGRKWLNKILSKHIDFVLCDPGSLEAVVCIELDDASHNRPDRIERDKFVNDAFDAADLPLLRIPVEPSYNAREVRNLIDAAL, encoded by the coding sequence ATGCTCGACCAACTTTTTGGCATCCTGATTGACTATTGGCCATTTTGGGTCGGTGTCGCCGTGTTCGCAGCCATATTTCTGCTGCTGCGAATGTACTCGACACCCGCGCCGATGCCGTACTTCAAGCGACCGTCGCTGGTGACCAAAAACGAGCTTCGTTTCTACAAGTCGCTTCACAAAGCCGTTTTGGACGATTTTGAAATCTTTGCGATGGTCCGGATCGCGGATTTGATCCGTGTCGAGAAAGGCTCCAATAACGGTAGGAAATGGCTGAACAAGATCCTTTCCAAGCACATTGACTTTGTCCTTTGCGACCCGGGATCGCTTGAAGCGGTTGTTTGCATCGAACTGGATGACGCGTCCCACAATCGGCCAGACCGAATTGAGCGGGACAAGTTTGTGAACGATGCGTTCGACGCTGCCGATTTGCCACTGCTGCGAATTCCTGTTGAACCGTCCTATAATGCGCGTGAAGTCCGCAACCTGATCGATGCTGCGTTATAA